In Mucilaginibacter celer, one DNA window encodes the following:
- a CDS encoding PRTRC system protein E has protein sequence MKTNFFQQIAGLGFNGNYLLNIHQDETGVQTVSVVLKKEKAVNGLPPMIFKATAEELDERFFEELAKPVKQTAGLITNIESYQKELEKAKKNAKPDKDKTAKANPAEQEEDDKDDENDLFTPPEDDKQAKAEKKRLYDETMEKVKELAQHTKYAEALANLPDVADYPDKAEAIEAKRKNLQAGKEAYDKLTASFND, from the coding sequence ATGAAAACGAATTTTTTTCAGCAGATCGCAGGTTTGGGCTTTAACGGCAACTACCTGCTCAATATCCATCAGGATGAAACAGGGGTGCAAACCGTATCGGTGGTACTCAAAAAGGAAAAGGCGGTGAACGGTTTGCCACCCATGATCTTCAAAGCGACAGCGGAAGAACTGGACGAGCGTTTTTTTGAGGAACTGGCGAAGCCTGTCAAACAAACGGCGGGACTGATCACGAATATCGAGTCCTATCAAAAAGAACTGGAAAAAGCGAAAAAGAACGCCAAACCCGACAAGGATAAAACCGCAAAGGCCAATCCGGCCGAACAGGAAGAGGACGACAAAGACGACGAAAATGATTTGTTCACCCCTCCCGAAGATGATAAACAGGCCAAAGCGGAAAAGAAAAGGCTGTACGATGAAACGATGGAAAAGGTGAAAGAACTGGCACAGCATACCAAATACGCCGAAGCCCTCGCCAACCTGCCCGATGTGGCCGACTATCCCGACAAGGCCGAAGCCATCGAAGCCAAACGCAAAAACCTGCAGGCAGGCAAAGAGGCCTATGATAAATTAACCGCATCATTCAACGACTAA
- a CDS encoding PRTRC system protein C: MKVNILKRVFLHKENGQDIRLTDPNEAFTITDVQHFYAGTYPVLTNAKIIGPDIKDDEMQYRFESTMGTKG; the protein is encoded by the coding sequence ATGAAAGTCAATATTTTAAAGCGGGTGTTCCTGCATAAAGAGAACGGGCAGGACATCCGGCTGACCGACCCGAACGAAGCGTTCACCATTACCGATGTGCAGCATTTTTATGCGGGTACTTACCCGGTGCTGACCAATGCCAAAATTATAGGCCCTGACATTAAGGACGACGAAATGCAGTACCGTTTTGAAAGCACGATGGGAACGAAAGGATAG
- a CDS encoding PRTRC system protein B: MKNISQQFNSRFEPFKALLIYRHDEAGEISRFQSNEPQTQIYVESYDIGTNGKPVNAHPLSVKEMGALAELLQTSQDLKGGYLKSRGLLPLNVLYVNQQGNGYAVWHSPPREVTLFFTADLNIPSGKFKIPAMVWKADAEHLSVYALKGKQRPAGNTALQHAPYLNIYNSGQVCMGTVNIAISKTECLEDFMSLWEQYFFNSQFSHSISGNHSSRTNTTDLWRTLAGTGRDFPQEELIKTGYTLKQIIV; the protein is encoded by the coding sequence ATGAAGAACATCAGCCAACAGTTTAACAGCAGGTTTGAACCATTCAAAGCCCTGCTCATTTACCGGCACGACGAAGCCGGAGAAATCAGCCGGTTCCAAAGCAATGAACCGCAAACCCAAATCTATGTGGAAAGTTATGACATCGGCACGAACGGCAAACCCGTTAACGCACATCCTTTATCTGTTAAAGAAATGGGCGCATTGGCCGAATTGCTGCAAACTTCACAGGACTTGAAAGGTGGTTACCTGAAAAGCAGGGGACTGCTGCCCCTGAACGTTTTGTATGTCAATCAGCAGGGCAATGGTTATGCGGTCTGGCATTCCCCGCCACGGGAAGTGACGTTATTCTTTACAGCTGACCTGAATATCCCGTCCGGTAAGTTTAAAATACCGGCCATGGTATGGAAAGCCGATGCGGAACATTTAAGCGTTTATGCGCTAAAGGGGAAGCAGCGACCCGCCGGAAACACCGCATTGCAACACGCTCCCTACCTGAATATTTATAACAGCGGACAGGTGTGTATGGGGACGGTGAATATCGCGATCAGCAAAACCGAATGCCTCGAAGATTTTATGAGCCTTTGGGAGCAGTATTTCTTTAACAGCCAGTTCAGCCATTCCATCAGCGGCAACCACAGTAGCAGGACAAATACGACTGACCTGTGGCGCACACTGGCGGGAACAGGCAGGGATTTTCCGCAGGAGGAATTGATCAAAACAGGTTACACGCTTAAACAAATCATCGTATGA
- a CDS encoding PRTRC system ThiF family protein, giving the protein MKARSKKTPKPAVHIVQKELLQPYNPVTVNLIGAGGTGGQVLTALARMNHALIALGHAGLFVRVFDDDTVEPANLGRQLFTTAEVGLHKSVALINRINRFFGTNWKAETLRYDQQLLEDRNRASALITISCVDTVQARYDIEEVLKYLSKNHTGRNHVQYWMDFGNSRTSGQVILSTLEKIKQPASELYTPVECLPLVTVEFRELLYFSEQGDNTPSCSLAEALTKQDLFINSALANVGASLLWQLFREGILFNRGFFLNLKDFRTQPIKVASIKTP; this is encoded by the coding sequence ATGAAAGCCCGGAGTAAAAAGACACCCAAACCCGCTGTACATATCGTTCAAAAGGAATTATTACAGCCTTATAACCCGGTTACCGTCAACCTGATCGGGGCAGGAGGTACCGGAGGTCAGGTCTTGACCGCACTGGCAAGGATGAACCATGCGCTGATCGCTTTGGGTCATGCGGGGCTATTCGTCAGGGTATTTGATGATGATACCGTTGAACCCGCCAATCTCGGCAGGCAATTGTTTACGACCGCTGAAGTCGGCCTGCACAAATCCGTTGCGCTGATCAACCGCATCAACCGTTTTTTCGGCACAAACTGGAAAGCCGAAACCCTGCGCTACGATCAACAGTTGTTAGAGGACAGAAATCGGGCAAGCGCCCTGATCACCATATCCTGCGTGGATACGGTCCAGGCCCGGTATGATATTGAAGAAGTATTGAAATACCTGTCCAAAAATCATACTGGCCGTAACCATGTCCAATATTGGATGGACTTTGGCAACAGCCGGACAAGCGGGCAGGTTATACTTTCAACTTTAGAAAAAATAAAACAACCCGCATCGGAATTATATACCCCCGTAGAGTGCCTGCCTTTGGTTACGGTCGAATTCAGGGAACTGCTTTATTTCTCCGAACAGGGGGATAACACGCCAAGCTGTTCGCTTGCCGAAGCGCTGACCAAACAGGATTTGTTTATCAATTCCGCTTTGGCCAATGTCGGCGCATCGTTGTTGTGGCAGTTATTCAGGGAGGGCATACTGTTTAACCGGGGTTTCTTTTTAAACCTCAAAGATTTCAGGACACAGCCCATCAAAGTGGCTTCAATAAAAACACCATGA
- a CDS encoding macro domain-containing protein: MLRFTIGNLLDSSAQALVNTVNTVGVMGKGIALQFKLAFPHNFEVYRQACLNGNLQTGQVLVVKDSNLLLGERLIINLPTKRHWKLPSAYEYIESGLIALAEYLQANPVQSLAMPALGCGNGGLDWKLVRPMIGHYLGELDTDIWVYEPKIN; this comes from the coding sequence ATGTTACGGTTCACAATAGGTAATTTACTGGACTCAAGTGCGCAAGCATTGGTTAATACGGTCAACACGGTCGGTGTGATGGGCAAGGGCATCGCGCTGCAATTCAAACTGGCCTTTCCGCATAATTTTGAGGTTTACCGTCAGGCTTGCCTGAATGGTAACTTACAAACGGGACAGGTGCTGGTCGTCAAAGACAGCAACCTGCTGTTAGGGGAAAGGCTCATTATCAACCTGCCGACCAAACGGCATTGGAAACTGCCATCTGCCTACGAGTACATAGAAAGCGGTTTGATCGCATTAGCGGAATATTTACAGGCTAACCCTGTTCAAAGTTTAGCCATGCCTGCTTTAGGCTGCGGTAACGGAGGGTTGGACTGGAAACTCGTCAGGCCAATGATCGGGCACTACCTGGGCGAACTGGATACTGACATTTGGGTTTA